The DNA segment CCGTAATCATCTGTAACCGCATCTGTTTATTCATCATCGGCCCTAACTCTCTTTCTATAGGTATCTATATTATTATCATATTGGTAATTGATGGGGATTGGTATGTATAAATGGTGAACAATGATTGAATAACAAAAAGAGACAGTAGAATCTGTCTCTTGGGTTATTTAAGCATAATTATTTCACCTTTTTTTAATCCTAACTTTGATACATCACCAGCTGGAAGTTCCACTACTGAGTAGGCATGGTTGATTGGTTTAACAATTTGCCATGGCTTGAGCTTTTCAATCATTTTAACAATTTGTCCCTCTTTACTAAGAAAAATGGCATCAATTTCAAAGTTCATAAAGCACATGTGTATGGAATTACAGGGAATGATCCATAAACCCTCGTCCATCAGTACCTCCTTCCGAAACATTAATCCTTTTAATCTTTTAAAAAATGAATCAGCAAGGTTAATAGAATAGGGAATGGTCCTCGTTACTTGTTCCATTAAATAGTCTCCTTTAAATTTTTTGTTCTTTATATTGAATATACAGTATTGAATAGCAGTTCTCAATATTGAACGTTGTAGAAACATGTCGTTTTTTATTTAGAACAAGATTACTAGGAATCTATTTACAATTCATGCCAATCGTACTATTATTTACTCAAGAGCTGTTCATTAAAAAGAACAAACACCATAATATTTACGTAATATAAAGAACGAATATTATTTGATAGGTGTTCTGTACAATGAACGACACTCGAAAAATTAAACTATTTCTAGGAGGAAAAAAACATGTTGAAAAAAATTAAGGGATTAGTAGTACAAGAAGAAGGCCAGGCATTAACTGAGTATGGATTAATTCTTGCATTAGTTGCAGTTGTTGTAGCGGGATCACTGATATTGTTAAAAAATGAGCTAGTAACTGTGTTTGGGAAAATCACTGATAAATTAAAGTGATAAATATTATGGATTTTCGAAAGAAGCCCTGCTTTAAAAAGTGGGGCTTAATTCTTAAAAAACTGAGGTATTTCCTATGATTACAAAAATAATACTTTTAGCAATATTATTAATCTCATTTTATACAGATGTAAAAAGTAGAAAGATATTAAACATTGTCACCTTGCCAGCAATCTTGTTTGCTTTTGTTTATTATTTATCTTTTCAAGGATTAGATGGATTCCTTTTTAGCGGAAAAGGATTTCTAGTAGGATTAGGGCTACTTATTCTTCCGTATATGTTAGGTGGAATGGGAGCAGGGGATGTAAAGCTAATGGCATCAATAGGAGCTTTAATGGGAACTAGCTTTGTTTTTTATTCTTTTATCTATACAGCATTAATTGGTGGATTAATTGCAGTTGTGCTGATTGTAAAACAAAAGGGTTTTGTAAATATGATTAAGACATTCCTCTTTGCAATTGTATTTATCCGAAGCAATCTAGGTTCCATTCACTTAGCTAATGGCAACCAATCAAGCATTTCCTTTCCGTATGGAATAGCCATAGTACTTGGAACACTTTGTTCACTAATCTGGGGTGGATTTTAATGAAGTCTGAAAATGGTCAATCACTAGTTGAATTTGCACTAGTTCTCCCTTTGATAGTTTTATTACTGTTTGGAATTATTGACTTTTCAAGAATTTTTCATGTTTACCTGACAATGGATCATGCAGGAAGAGAAGCTGCCCGGGCAGCCAGTATTGGAAACGATGTTTCAGAGATAAAAAATACCGCTGTAAACGATGCGACAAGTATCGGTTTAACAGCAGATAGGGTAGCCATTTCTGGTACTCGGAATTCTGGTACCAATGTAACGATAACCATTACCTATCCAATCACATTTCTAACCCCAGTAATTGGAGAAATCGTTGGATCCTTAACCTTAAAGGACACCACAACAATGAGGGTGGAGTAAATGAAAAAAATAATTAGGTTGTTGAATTTGAATGATGAAAGCGGGTCAGCATTGGTAATAGTGGCCATTTCCTTGGTTGCTCTTCTAGGCTTTACTGCTTTAGTAATAGATGGTGGAAGACTTTATGTTGAAAAAAGCAAGTTGCAGAATGCTCTAGATGCAGCAGTATTAGCAGGGGCCCAAGGCTTAAAGAAGAGTGAGACGCAAGCAATTACAAACGCTAAAGATGTCGCTGCAAAAAACGGTTTTTCAATTACAGAAAGTAATCTCACTATAACAGGTGACAGCATAAAGGCAACAAAACTTGTAAATGTACCGCTTACTTTTGCAAGGGTAATAGGAAAAAATGATACAGATGTTAAGGCAACTGCTAAGGCGATTGTTGGACATGTACGGATGGCAAAAGGAGTGGCTCCGATAGCAGTAGAAGAAAGTCATATTCCAAATGGCAAGGAGCTAACCTGCTTTGAGAAGAACAAGGGGAACTGTGGTTTTCTAGCTCTAGATGGAAGAGGTGCATCTAGCCTAGAGGAAGCGATTAGAAATGGAAGTGTTTATACTGTTGGCGAAACAGTTTTAACCGAACCTGGAGTAACGTGGGGACCCACCAGTAAAGCAATCAATGATTTGATTGCTAGTGATGCAAGCAAACCACAGTGTCAGGACCCAAAAACTGCCGATAATCAGTGCAACAGAGTAATAAACATTGTAGTCATTGACACTTGGGATGGAGCAAATGGACGAGACGAATTAAATGTAACCGGATTTGCATCCTATTGGCTTGAGGGATTTGACGACAAAACACTCAAAGGTCAATTCCTGACTAGACTTCAACCAGGAGAGATTAGTGATACAGGCGTTGGCACCTTATATAGTGTCAAACTAGTAGAATGATAATTCATGTAAGCAAGAGGTGTAGGAGGACGTTATGAATACGAAAAAGATATGGATGATTTCATTAATACTTGGCATGACTGTTGCTTGCTTTGCTTATTTTACTATTTTATCAAAGGGAAACGTTACAACTGCTTCGGGAACAGAGACAGGACAGGAGCAGCAACAGAAAGCTACTGACCAATCCAATCAGCAAGCAGAAGAAAAGAAAAAAGCGGACGAGGAAAAGAAAAAGAGTGAAAGAGAATTTAAAAATTATCTTGTCGAGGTAAGCAAGGGGAAACGAGCGATGTCAATCAAGGTAGACCTCGAGCAGGGGGTATCGGGTTACATCGCACAAAATTCAAACGTAGATGTCATTGCTTATGAAACTACTAAAGATGCGGAAGGAAAGGAATTCAAATCTGCCGTCCTCGTGCTTGAAAATGTAAAAGTCTTAACCTCAGGCAAATCCTCAGATAACAAAGAAGAGGCCCTTCATTACGAAACCGTTACTTTAGAGGTGACACCTGAAGAAGGGATCATGCTTGGCCTAGCATCAAAGGATAAGGATGGATTTTACCTCATGCTCCGAAATACCGATGATAATGAGAGTGGTAAAGCAGGGTTAAAACAAACAAGAGAAGTGATTAAAGATGACAATGGGGAGGGTAAAGATTCGAAATGAGTATAAACTGGATTTATTTTTCTGATACCAATACTCCTCCTGGAGAAATTAAAGCACTATTGGAAAAAAAGCAATTTCAGTTAACAGCATCCAATCAGGTTGAAAAACTGCATTCCCTTCTAGTCCAAAATAACCAGTCGGTCCTATTTATTAAAGCCCATACACTATATAACGTGTATGAACTGTGTCAGGAAATCTCGGTCCTTTATCCGCACGTTTATATCATATTAATAGTGGCTGACAACATGGAAAATTTGAAAAAGGCCATGCTGATGGGAGCGTCCGATACCCTCCTATCTTCGTATACTGACGAAGAACTTAGTGAAGCGATTGATCATGCGAAGAAATATATGGAGCACCGCGCAAAAAAGGATTCCATGTTCCATTTAAAAGAAAAAAGTAGAGTCATGGCCGTTGCCACTCCCAAGGGTGGGGTTGGTAGAACACTAGTTACAGTCAATCTAGCGATTGCTTTTGCCAGAATGGGGAAAAAAGTGGCGGTCATTGATGGGAACCTGCAATTTGGTGAAGTGGCCATGTACTTTAATTCAAAACCCAAAAGAACGATTTATGAATGGGTAAAAGAAGCCTCTAGCCGTGGAACCTATTCTATTGAACAATATATGACGGCTGTTGATGGCGATGTATCCATCCTGGCAGCACCACCACGTCCCGAATTCTTTGAAGGTATTTCAGAGGAACATATGAAAGAAGCGGTTGAAGCAGCGAAGAATCTGTATGATATTGTCCTGATTGACTTGCCGGTATATCTTTCAGAAATTCATTTACGGTGTTTGGATTTGGCAGACGACATATTACTTCTGGCCAGCAATGATATCGCAGTTTTACGACTAAGCCAACTTTACCTTGAAACGCTTGAGACCATTCAGCAAAAAGACAAAGTAAAGCTGATTTTAAACCGATTCGAAAAAGGCAAGGGATTGGAACTTAAGAAAATTGAAGGTATCTTTGAAATGCCAATCTATCACCTTTTACCAGAACAATCAAATGTCGCGGCTGCCTCGATTAAATCCGGTGAGCCATTTATGCTTTCGAATTCTCGTAGTCAAATTGGTAAGGGAGTTTGGAAATTAGCAGAGAAACTCTCTGAACAAATCAATCCAGTCGTGACCGAAACAAAAAAGGAAAAACGTTGGTTTCTTATAGGTAGGTAAGGAGGGGATCCTATTGTCACTGTTTGAACGATTTAAAGAGGAATCGGTTAAAGGACAGGGGAACAAAAGCATAGCAACAGATACACTGGAATTTTCGGTGCTTAAGAGATCACAAGAATTTTGGAAGCTTGAAGCAGATCTTCACGATTTCCTCTTAGAAGAGTTAAAGAAATACCCCGGACAAAATAGAGAACAAGAAACATTAAAAATAGAAGAACTAGGGCAGGCTTTCTTTGAGCAAGAGGGCGGCAGACTGACATTTGAAGAAAAACAAGAAATTTTGAATTACGTCAAAGACGAGCTAATGGCCTACGGTCCCATTACACCTTTATTAGAAAACCCAACGATTAGTGAGGTTATGGTTAATAGCTATGACGAAATTTATTATGAAAAAAATGGACGGATTATTAGAAGCAATGTTCATTTCGTTGATAATCATCATGTGATGCGTGTCCTAGAGAGGATTGTTTCCCCGATTGGCAGGAGGATCGATGAGAGTTCTCCCATGGTAGATGCGCGTCTGCCGAATGGATCGCGTGTCAATGCCATCATTCCTCCTCTGGCGTTAAAAGGACCTAGTTTAACAATCAGGAAATTCTCTGATATTCCTTTTAAAATTAAGGATCTTGTTCATTTCGGAACCTTAAATAAAGACATGGCGGAATTCCTTAATGTATGTGTAAAATCCAAACTCAATATTTTTATCAGTGGTGGGACAGGGTCAGGAAAAACCTCTACATTAAATGTCTTATCATCTTTTATTCCTAACAATGAACGGATTGTTACGATTGAAGATGCTGCAGAACTAAAACTCAATCAGGAGCACATTGTGGCATTAGAATCTCGTCCGCCAAATATTGAGGGCAAAGGGCAAATCACGATTCGGGATTTAGTTCGAAATTCACTACGTATGCGTCCTGACCGTATAGTAGTTGGTGAGGTCCGTGGTGCCGAAGCCTTGGATATGCTCCAAGCCATGAATACCGGACATGACGGCAGCTTAAGTACCGGTCACGCCAACTCGCCGAGAGATATTTTATCCCGTCTGGAAACGATGGTCTTGATGGCTGGGTTTGACCTGCCAGTAAAGGCTATTCGAGAACAGATTGCGAATGCGATTGATTTAATTGTTCATCAATCGAGATTGAAGGATGGCTCTCGAAAAATTACACATATCACCGAAGTACTGGGGATGGAGGGTGATACCATTATTCTCCAGGATATCTATTTATATAAAGAGACTGGGCTTTCTCATGACGGGAAAATCGAAGGGAAATTTATTTCTACAGGTATCCGGCCAAAATTTACAGAGCAGCTTGAATTAAATGGCTATTCAATGCCTGCTTCATGGTTTGTGAGGGAGTGGTAATAGTTGATACTAATAATGGAACTAACTGCCATTTTTTTAATAACAAGTGCATTGATCTTCATTTTCTTAAAAAGCTATTCAAATAAGAAAAGAATCTCGCACCGTCTAGATAAGTTTTTGCCAACTCCTTCCTTGGAAAACTCTCACAGCATAAAAGAAAAAGGACAACCTCTATTCCAGCATTTTTTTCTATCGATTAGCTTACTGTTTAAGGATGTTCAATTTAGTGAAAGGACAGAGAATATCTTACTTGAGGCAGGGAGCAAATTAAAACCCGAGGAATTTTTTGCTCTTCGATTATTGTCAGCATCAGGTTTAGGAGGCGTGACTCTTATTTTAGGGCTGTCATGGTATCTCGTTGCTATACCGATTATCATGGGGTTTGTTATTCCTAAATTCCTCATGCAGAAAAAAAGAAAAAAAAGACTACATGTATCATCCCTCCAGTTAATTGATATTTTAGGGATGATGGCGAATTCAATGAGGGCGGGATTTAGTTTTATGCAGGCCATGCAACTGGTCGGAAAAGAAGTTCCAGCCCCACTTGGTCCTGAGTTTGATCGAGTTGTTCGACAGGTAGCACTAGGGATGCCAATGGAAGAGGTCTTTGAAGAATTAGTCAAGAGGGTCCCGAATAAAGAACTTGAAGTAGTGGTACGTGCCATTCTAGCACAAAGAAAAAGTGGAGGGAACCTGGCTGAGCTTCTCGAAACGATGGAGGAAACTATTAGAGGCAGGGTCAGAATTTTAGAAGAGTTAAACACACTGACCGCACAAGGGAAAATGTCATCATGGATTATTACACTACTCCCAGTTGGGTTAGGCTTATATTTATCATTAGTGAACAGAGAATATTTTGGCCCCATGCTTGAGCACCCACTTGGCTGGGCAATGCTCTTTATCTGCGGGGTTTCTATAATGATTGGCTGGATATTTATTCAAAAGATTATCCGAATAGAGGTGTGATCATGCAGGAAATGATTCTTATTTTATTATCAGGAGCCTTCCTCACTTTTCTACTTGCTGGCATACTATTTTCTGTATTCAAAAAACAGCTCGCTTTTAATGAGCGTGTAGGCAAATTTTTTGAAGAACCTAAAGGAAAAGAAAAAATGGAGCATTCTGAGAATCTGAAGGAAAGTAAATTAAAACTAAGATTTCAAAGATATTGGGATATGGGGACAAATTGGTTAAATAAAAAAGTGTCAAAAACAGAAAGAAAAAGAATAGATAGCACCCTTCGTGATGCAGGCTATCCATTTAAAACGGCTATTGATTTTAGATTATTTCAATTTGTACTAAGTGCAGCTCTTGCTCTTCCTTTTATTCTTTTCATTCTGCCTATAGCTGATAACAAGATGATAACTTGGATATTGGCCATTACCATGGGTTTGCTAGGCTTCCGCTTGCCTGTATTTTTACTTGGAAAAAAGAAGACGGCAAGAATAAAGGAGATTAATAAGTCGATGCCTGATTTTTTCGATACGGTTAACCTATTACTTGAGGCAGGAATGGGGCTGGATTTAGCAATTGCTGAAGTGTCTAAAAACAATAAGGGCCCTCTTTCAGAGGAGTTTCTACATACATTGGAGGATATGAAGCTAGGAAAATCAAGAAGAGAAGCTTTTTATGATTTACGCAAAAGAGTACCTTCTGATTCGTTTCAAACGATTATCACTTCATTAATTCAGGCGGATCAACTGGGAATTGGTATGGCTAAGGTGTTAGGGAATCTCACGATCCGTGTACGAGAACAGCGTCGTGAAGCAGCCCGTGAACAAGCCATGAAAGCCCCTGTAAAAATGCTTTTTCCAATGGTGTTTTTCATTTTTCCAGCCTTATTTATCATCATATTAGGTCCGTTAGTCATTACTTTGGTCACAAAGGGATTCGGTGGATAATTTCTAAGTACAAGAATGGTGGGATTTACGACATTGTTGTTTTGGATTAAGGAGAGATCAAATGGACGGAAAAAGACTCAAACAGTTGAGACTGGGAAAAGGATTTTCATTAACAAAGCTTAGTGAATGTACGGGTATATCAAAGTCTTATTTAAGTTTGATTGAACGTAATATTCAAAGGAATCCTAGCTTAGAAATATTAAATAAGCTTGCAACCCTTTTGGAAGTAGATATGGAAGAGCTAGTGAAAAAAGAAGATAGTGAATCAACTAATAGTACTAAAGGGAAATATTCTGTTAAGAGTATCTTAAAAGTAGAAATTGAACTGTCGGAGGAGCAACTGAGTCCTCAGAAATTAAAACAGATAAAAGAATTAATCCATGTGATAAGTGAGTGTTAAGTTTCATTGATAGAGAGACCAGTTGACTCTGGCTCTCTTTTTTCTTAATTAATTTCTCATCAGGATAAGACAACATTGTGAAGTAACGAAAGGAGCGACAAGATCCCAAGGCTAACTAGGATTGAAAAAAGGGATTTTATTCTATAGTTGGAGACGGATGAAAAAAGCCTTGAAGTAAATAAACTGAGCCAAATGACCACCGTCAAAATGATAAAGCTATCAAAAATATAATATGAAATCATTCCCCAATAAACTACAACGCCCAAAACTGCACTTACAATCAGTGGCACAATCCAATCTCTGCTACCCTTCACACAAGGCTCACTATCATTATCAAGCGACCTTGACGAAAGCAACGGATATAGAAAATAGGGCAAAACAAAACCAAAGCTGGTGCCTGACACTAATCGTTTGATATTGTCACTTTCAAACCAATGCAGATAGGAGCCTAGGCCGTCAACCATCATGGGGACCATTAATAATAGAAGAAAGAAGCTTACTTTAATTGTAGGTATGGTGATTTTTGATTTTCGTTTAGTGAAATGCAAATACGTAAGTGAGGAAAAAATCCCAATATAAATACCTGTATCACGGGCGCAAACGGAAAGAGTTTCTCCTGAAATTTGGAGTGATCTTTCTTCTAATTGGTGACAGATGGCTCTTCCAAAGAAATCCAATAGTTCGTGTAACAACGAGTATCACTCCTATACGAAAAACCCAATTCTTGAAGAGATGAATTGGGTTTTTCCACTTTTTTAATACCCCGACATAAACGGCAAAAAGGAGAAGGCAGAAAGAGCGAACCAACAGATACAGCTCAATACGATCATACCTAAAGCAATGTATAAACAGGTTTTTCCGACAGCTTTCTTTTCTGGATCTTGATCGTTCATCCAAATAATTCCTAGAACGATCCCGACCACAGGAATAAGTATAGATAAGATATAAAAGAGTGCTTTTTGCCCACCTGACACTAACTTCACCTCCATAACTCAAAATTAAGAGGAATTCCATCTAGTAAGAAAATCCCGTTCAATGATATGTATGTCAGTTCACAGGAGAATTTGCCTGTCCTTCTTTTAGAAATTTCTGATTTAAATTTTGTCCACGGGTACATTTTCTAAATTTACCTGTTATAATAGATTGGTAAAAAGTGGGGTATATAAGAAATGGGGGAATTTTTCAGTTCAAGACTTTTGGAGGATGTGCTGATATAAAAGTTATATTTTAATAGAATTGTAATATTTTTAATAGGATAGTAACAATTCAAGAGAAGCTTCGTCTATAATGAAGAAAGACATAAAACATCAAAGAGGGTAATGAAACATGGGGGATCAAAAGCAAGGATGGACCAAAGGGACATTAGTTATTGTCATTTTTGCAATTGGGTTCTTGTTTGCAGGGGTATTTGTGAACAACTATTTTAAGGCAAAAGCCGCCAGTAAACCTATTACTCAAGAAAAAAATGAATTTATGAATCATCCTGGTCAAACCTCAGAAACTATTGTTCAGAATACCAATGATTTACGGATTGAGAAAGAAATGATTCACAAGAAACAAGAGGAAGCGATGGTTGGGAGAAATAAACAAGAGCGAGAGGCAACTAAGGCTCCGGAAAAAACAACTACTGATACTGCCACTACACAGCCTTCAACACAGCCTACAACACCAAAGGACCAAGAAAAAACAAAACCGCCATCAACGGAAACGAAACCAGCTAATGCACAGCCAGCGGCAGCAAGTAAGAAAACGATATACTTAACATTCGATGATGGCCCAGCTGCGTTTTCTGGGGAAATTATCGCGCTTTTAGAAAAATTTCACTACAAAGCGACCTTCTTTATGATTGACGGCAATATAAGAAGATATCCAAACGCGGTAAAATTGATGGTCCAATCTGGAGAGACAGTGGCACTTCATAGTGTCTCCCACAATCAAAAGGTTTTCTATGCATCTGCCACATCTGTAATCAATGAATTAACCCAAAACCGAAATACTCTAAAAGAAGTTTCGGGGGTCGATTCGTATATTATGAGAACACCTTATGGTAGTGTACCAGGCATGACTGCAGAGTACCGTAAAGCGGTTACCGATAATGGCTACTTAATGTGGGATTGGAATATTGACAGCAAAGATTGGTATTATAAAGATGCACGCTATGTGGAGAGTGTCAAACAACAATTAACAAAGTTAGCTAACCATAATGGTCCGATTGTCATTCTTATGCATGAAAGAAAGGAAACGCTTATGCATTTACCGGCTTTACTTGACTATTTGAGTAAACAGGGATACGAAGGTAAAGCGATCGATAGCTCTATGACGCCGGTTCAATTTACGGTAAGATAGCAATTAGGTAGGACAAAATGCTTCAGGGTTTGATATAATTAACATGCAGTTAATAGTATAAATAATGGGGTCCGATAATTTCCTATGATAAATAAAATTTTGAACAGCAGTGGTTTTAAGAGAATATCAATTTTTGTCCTAATTGCACTCGTTTTGTATGCGATGCAATCGATGATTAATTTAATCTTACTTACGTTTATTTTCACCTTTCTAATGGATAGATTAGTGCAATTCATTGAGAGAAAAATACCTCTCAATCGCAAATTGATTGTGGTTACATCGTATGCATGTATTGTCGGATTGCTATCCTATGGATTGGTGATGTACCTGCCAATGATTGCCGGTGAGATTACGGCGTTAATTAAGCAGCTAACCGCTTTTTACACATCAAAGCATGATAATATCTTTTTAAATTATGTAGTCAAGCGAATTGAAGAAATTCAGATTTCTAGTTATCTGGAACAAGGCTTTCAGTTTGTATTAAAATATTTTACTGATATTAGTAAAATTACGTTACAAGTGTTATTAGCTTTATTAATGAGTTTATTTTTCTTATTAGAAAAACCACGCTTAATCGAATTTACGAAGAAATTCAAGACGAGTAAAATTGCACCGTTTTATGCGGAAATTGAATTCTTCGCTAAGAAATTTGTTCGTACTTTTGGTAAAGTAATTGAGGCACAATTAATTATTGCCGTGGTTAACTGTACTTTAACGACGATTTCCCTATGGCTGCTTGATTTTCCGCAATTAGGCGGATTGTCCATTATGATTTTCATATTGGGATTAATCCCTGTGGCAGGTGTCATTATTTCACTTATACCACTTGTCATTATTGCCTACAGTATAGGCGGTATGATGAAGGTACTGTATGTAGGTATTGCCATTATGATCATTCATGGTGTGGAAGCTTATATCTTAAATCCTAATTTAATGAGTTCAAAAACGAATCTTCCTGTTTTCTATACATTCATTGTGCTAATTTTTTCAGAACACTTTTTTGGAATATGGGGACTGATTATCGGGATTCCGGTGTTTGTTTTCCTTTTGGATGTATTAGAAGTGACGGAGACGAAGAAAACGTAAAAAAGCCCTTTTGTGGGCTTTTTTGTTTGTCATTTTCTGATATGCTAAGGGTATGATGCAGGTGAGGAGGAGTTAAGATGGGCGAGTGTAAGTTGAACCATACAAAAGAAGATGTGAAAAGTAAGTACGAGTCTCAGGCTGAATTTTTACCGGAGGACATGAAGCAATTATTTGATTCCTTCTTTGCAGGTGAGCATACGCAGGAGCTTTTAAATGAAGTGTTCCATTTGCTGAAAAAGTATGATTTAGCGTCTGGTGAGGAGCAAAGTGCTCGTAACGAGCGTTTGTATTTGGTGTTAAGGAACTTATAATCATTGTGGGTCGCGTAGAATCTTGAAGATACGCGACCCTTTTTAATTTGGTTTATTGGTTTGTTTTTCCGGGGGAAAAGTGTCTAGATCTATTTTAGATCGCTTTTTTCAAGGGAAAGTAAAAGTAGAGCGAGTCTAGATCGACTTTTGCTCGTTTTTTTGAAGGAAAAGTAAAAGTAGAGCGAGTCTACATCGACTTTTACAGGCTTAATCCAAGGAAAAGTAAAAGTAGAACGAGTCTACAT comes from the Neobacillus sp. PS2-9 genome and includes:
- a CDS encoding DUF192 domain-containing protein, which codes for MEQVTRTIPYSINLADSFFKRLKGLMFRKEVLMDEGLWIIPCNSIHMCFMNFEIDAIFLSKEGQIVKMIEKLKPWQIVKPINHAYSVVELPAGDVSKLGLKKGEIIMLK
- a CDS encoding Flp family type IVb pilin; its protein translation is MLKKIKGLVVQEEGQALTEYGLILALVAVVVAGSLILLKNELVTVFGKITDKLK
- a CDS encoding prepilin peptidase; translated protein: MITKIILLAILLISFYTDVKSRKILNIVTLPAILFAFVYYLSFQGLDGFLFSGKGFLVGLGLLILPYMLGGMGAGDVKLMASIGALMGTSFVFYSFIYTALIGGLIAVVLIVKQKGFVNMIKTFLFAIVFIRSNLGSIHLANGNQSSISFPYGIAIVLGTLCSLIWGGF
- a CDS encoding TadE/TadG family type IV pilus assembly protein, producing the protein MKSENGQSLVEFALVLPLIVLLLFGIIDFSRIFHVYLTMDHAGREAARAASIGNDVSEIKNTAVNDATSIGLTADRVAISGTRNSGTNVTITITYPITFLTPVIGEIVGSLTLKDTTTMRVE
- a CDS encoding Tad domain-containing protein — its product is MKKIIRLLNLNDESGSALVIVAISLVALLGFTALVIDGGRLYVEKSKLQNALDAAVLAGAQGLKKSETQAITNAKDVAAKNGFSITESNLTITGDSIKATKLVNVPLTFARVIGKNDTDVKATAKAIVGHVRMAKGVAPIAVEESHIPNGKELTCFEKNKGNCGFLALDGRGASSLEEAIRNGSVYTVGETVLTEPGVTWGPTSKAINDLIASDASKPQCQDPKTADNQCNRVINIVVIDTWDGANGRDELNVTGFASYWLEGFDDKTLKGQFLTRLQPGEISDTGVGTLYSVKLVE
- the cpaB gene encoding Flp pilus assembly protein CpaB yields the protein MNTKKIWMISLILGMTVACFAYFTILSKGNVTTASGTETGQEQQQKATDQSNQQAEEKKKADEEKKKSEREFKNYLVEVSKGKRAMSIKVDLEQGVSGYIAQNSNVDVIAYETTKDAEGKEFKSAVLVLENVKVLTSGKSSDNKEEALHYETVTLEVTPEEGIMLGLASKDKDGFYLMLRNTDDNESGKAGLKQTREVIKDDNGEGKDSK
- a CDS encoding AAA family ATPase translates to MSINWIYFSDTNTPPGEIKALLEKKQFQLTASNQVEKLHSLLVQNNQSVLFIKAHTLYNVYELCQEISVLYPHVYIILIVADNMENLKKAMLMGASDTLLSSYTDEELSEAIDHAKKYMEHRAKKDSMFHLKEKSRVMAVATPKGGVGRTLVTVNLAIAFARMGKKVAVIDGNLQFGEVAMYFNSKPKRTIYEWVKEASSRGTYSIEQYMTAVDGDVSILAAPPRPEFFEGISEEHMKEAVEAAKNLYDIVLIDLPVYLSEIHLRCLDLADDILLLASNDIAVLRLSQLYLETLETIQQKDKVKLILNRFEKGKGLELKKIEGIFEMPIYHLLPEQSNVAAASIKSGEPFMLSNSRSQIGKGVWKLAEKLSEQINPVVTETKKEKRWFLIGR
- a CDS encoding CpaF family protein; translation: MSLFERFKEESVKGQGNKSIATDTLEFSVLKRSQEFWKLEADLHDFLLEELKKYPGQNREQETLKIEELGQAFFEQEGGRLTFEEKQEILNYVKDELMAYGPITPLLENPTISEVMVNSYDEIYYEKNGRIIRSNVHFVDNHHVMRVLERIVSPIGRRIDESSPMVDARLPNGSRVNAIIPPLALKGPSLTIRKFSDIPFKIKDLVHFGTLNKDMAEFLNVCVKSKLNIFISGGTGSGKTSTLNVLSSFIPNNERIVTIEDAAELKLNQEHIVALESRPPNIEGKGQITIRDLVRNSLRMRPDRIVVGEVRGAEALDMLQAMNTGHDGSLSTGHANSPRDILSRLETMVLMAGFDLPVKAIREQIANAIDLIVHQSRLKDGSRKITHITEVLGMEGDTIILQDIYLYKETGLSHDGKIEGKFISTGIRPKFTEQLELNGYSMPASWFVREW
- a CDS encoding type II secretion system F family protein; amino-acid sequence: MILIMELTAIFLITSALIFIFLKSYSNKKRISHRLDKFLPTPSLENSHSIKEKGQPLFQHFFLSISLLFKDVQFSERTENILLEAGSKLKPEEFFALRLLSASGLGGVTLILGLSWYLVAIPIIMGFVIPKFLMQKKRKKRLHVSSLQLIDILGMMANSMRAGFSFMQAMQLVGKEVPAPLGPEFDRVVRQVALGMPMEEVFEELVKRVPNKELEVVVRAILAQRKSGGNLAELLETMEETIRGRVRILEELNTLTAQGKMSSWIITLLPVGLGLYLSLVNREYFGPMLEHPLGWAMLFICGVSIMIGWIFIQKIIRIEV
- a CDS encoding type II secretion system F family protein, which translates into the protein MQEMILILLSGAFLTFLLAGILFSVFKKQLAFNERVGKFFEEPKGKEKMEHSENLKESKLKLRFQRYWDMGTNWLNKKVSKTERKRIDSTLRDAGYPFKTAIDFRLFQFVLSAALALPFILFILPIADNKMITWILAITMGLLGFRLPVFLLGKKKTARIKEINKSMPDFFDTVNLLLEAGMGLDLAIAEVSKNNKGPLSEEFLHTLEDMKLGKSRREAFYDLRKRVPSDSFQTIITSLIQADQLGIGMAKVLGNLTIRVREQRREAAREQAMKAPVKMLFPMVFFIFPALFIIILGPLVITLVTKGFGG
- a CDS encoding helix-turn-helix transcriptional regulator, which encodes MDGKRLKQLRLGKGFSLTKLSECTGISKSYLSLIERNIQRNPSLEILNKLATLLEVDMEELVKKEDSESTNSTKGKYSVKSILKVEIELSEEQLSPQKLKQIKELIHVISEC
- a CDS encoding DUF2085 domain-containing protein, producing MLHELLDFFGRAICHQLEERSLQISGETLSVCARDTGIYIGIFSSLTYLHFTKRKSKITIPTIKVSFFLLLLMVPMMVDGLGSYLHWFESDNIKRLVSGTSFGFVLPYFLYPLLSSRSLDNDSEPCVKGSRDWIVPLIVSAVLGVVVYWGMISYYIFDSFIILTVVIWLSLFTSRLFSSVSNYRIKSLFSILVSLGILSLLSLLHNVVLS